The window CTCTGCGCTTTGGTGATCTGACACCCCTCTACGAAGGCTACCTGCTGCCATTAGGGGTCTATATTGTACTCTGGTTGATTGTCGGATCGGTATTCCAGCTCTACTCACGATTCGTTCTATCTTACAATCGTGCCATACTGTCGTCAATGCTCGGTTTTTTATTCAGTGTCGCCTTTACCTATTTTTTCATCCAGTTTGCGTTTTCACGCGTTGTTCTCCTGATAGCTTCGCTGGTTATCACTTTTCTGATACCCGGCTGGCGCTTGCTGTCCCATGTATTGAAATCGCGCGGATTTTTCAGAACCCTGAAGGTAAGTCACTCTCCTATTTTTTCCAGACCGGCGCTCATTGTTGGAGCCGGCAGTGAGGGAAGAAGAATTGCCAGAAACATCGGACGCCGCCTTGATACCGGCATATATGTCGTGGGATTCACTGACAACGACTACAGCCGTTTCGCAGAATCTATGGAAGAGTCTGACAATGAGAATACGAAATGGCCGCCTTTTCTCGGAATGCTTGAATCGATCGAAAATATCGTTTCGACTAATAGGATCAGGGAACTTATTTTTTCTTCTGACGGCTTGACAAATGAAGAAATGTTGAGCGTCATGGATGGGACAAAAGATCTCAGGCTGACCTACCGTATTGTACCCAAAGACAGGGATATTCTTCTCGGTAAAGCGTCCGTGGAGGATGTAAGTAACTTCCCGTTCGTCAACATCGAGTACTCTCTTTATCACAGGCTGAATATGATTTCGAAGCGGGCGTTCGACACCGTTGTCTCCGTCTTTGCCATTGTTGTGTTCAGTCCCATCTTACTTTTCTTGCGCCTCCGCTTCCATGAATGGAAGAAGGTCGATTTCTGGGGTGTTGACGGAACCACTTTCAGCGGTCTTGTGACACCCGCTAAAAGTCGAACCTTGAGAGAATTACCGTTGCTTTTTAACATACTTTCAGGTAGTATGAGTTTCGTAGGTATCTCACTTCTCCCTGTTTCCAGTGACTTTGTGAAACTTATGTGCAAACCGGGATTGACAGGTCTTGACCGAATAAAGAAACTGAGGGTTGACTCTGAAGAGAGGTCGATATTTGAACATTACTATATGCAAAACCAGTCGATGGCTTTCGATCTCGAAATCATGATCAGGACCCTTTTTGCCCTCTGAGTAAACCGTGGCTGACTTTATCCTCGATTTCGAAAAACCGATCGTTGAGCTTGAGAA is drawn from Candidatus Neomarinimicrobiota bacterium and contains these coding sequences:
- a CDS encoding glycosyltransferase → MTESNAIISVIIVNYNVKDYLANCISSLLESAVESEVEIIVIDNNSFDGSVEMLNNEFSQVQVVAHRENVGFGKAVNAGIDRARGDYVLVLNPDTIVQEDTLATLLKQMTERKNVAICGPKILNADGTLQLSCKRSFPTPWVAFPKLLGLSALFPGSKWAGRYNLTYLDPDEEYSVEAISGSCMFIRRELIDEIGVFDERFFMFGEDLDLCFRAMEAGWEIRYVPDTQIVHYKGESVKVAPFDSIHWFYRAMSLFVDKHFSKTSSLITRWGLRTGIFFRKFSSVLSSSLAQLIPAVLDVSSVITGFLIAIPLRFGDLTPLYEGYLLPLGVYIVLWLIVGSVFQLYSRFVLSYNRAILSSMLGFLFSVAFTYFFIQFAFSRVVLLIASLVITFLIPGWRLLSHVLKSRGFFRTLKVSHSPIFSRPALIVGAGSEGRRIARNIGRRLDTGIYVVGFTDNDYSRFAESMEESDNENTKWPPFLGMLESIENIVSTNRIRELIFSSDGLTNEEMLSVMDGTKDLRLTYRIVPKDRDILLGKASVEDVSNFPFVNIEYSLYHRLNMISKRAFDTVVSVFAIVVFSPILLFLRLRFHEWKKVDFWGVDGTTFSGLVTPAKSRTLRELPLLFNILSGSMSFVGISLLPVSSDFVKLMCKPGLTGLDRIKKLRVDSEERSIFEHYYMQNQSMAFDLEIMIRTLFAL